The following nucleotide sequence is from Tachyglossus aculeatus isolate mTacAcu1 chromosome 11, mTacAcu1.pri, whole genome shotgun sequence.
agtgcttagtaaatatggctgatcaattaattgagagtcacaacatggcatagtggttagagcacaggcctgagagtcagaaggtcatgaccagctccaccacttctctgctgtgtgaccttgggcaagacacttcacttctctgtgcctcagttaccttacctgtaaagtggagatcaagactgtgagccccatgctggacaggaactgtgtccaacccgattcgcatgtatccaccccagcgtttagaactgtccggcacaaagtaagcgcttaacaaataccataattattatctcaaGGGCTgtcgaggagagaggagagggatttAGTTCTCAGTAAAGACTCCCCCTCCTGCAGTGAACCTTCCTGATCTCCTCATGAATTTCCTCAAGAGCTGGCCACCTTCCTCAATCCTTGTTGGCCTGAACTCCACTTTCTCGTTGTTCAGGTCCGTCCCACTTCTGTTCCCGGGTAAAAACTGAGTTTTCTTATCTTTAAAGGGTAGAAGATGGGggtaagagagagagggagagagagagagagagagagagagagagagagagagagagagagagagagagagagaatgtgtgtgtgaggGGTCCTTTGGGAgtgcgggagagagggggaaagggggtttAAGGGAACAGTGGGGCCAGGCTGGGGGCTGCTGGCAGGCTACTCAGAGTTAACGAAGGAAAGAGATCCAGTATGGGGGTTTCCCAGAACATGGGGGACGCTCAGCTCGCCCAACCGCTCGATAACCCTCAGGCCTCGTCAGAGCCCCCAGTAGAATGAGTTCAGGGAAGACAGTTTTGAGGGTGACAGCTGGAAcccgggagggaggatggagggcggGGAGCACCACAATGaccagcgggggtggggggggggggggcgcgaggGACCATAGCcttgtatagtggatagagcatgggcctgaaagtcagaaggtcatgggttctaatcctggctctgccacttgtctgctgtatgactttgggcaagtcacttcacttctctgtgcctcagttacctcatctgtaaaatgggaattgagacagtgaaccccatatgggacagagactgtgtccaacccgatttgcttgtatccaccccagcacttaggacagtgcctggcacatagtaagtgcttaacaaataccgttattattattattattattaagacaaatgACAGGGGGAGGGGCACACAAGGAGGACTCTAATTTCCCCACCCCTTGAACTCATACTGTCGCAGCCTGGATTAGGTTAGATCGTGCAGACGGGGGCGATGTCTTTATAGccggttgcttcccctacctgtaatttatttcactacCTGTCTATCCCGCTAGATTATTAACTTCTTCAGTGCAGGGATCTCTCCCgctagattgttaactccttccatattattctattgtattgtactctgccaagggcttagtgcagtgttctgcacagagtaagcactcaatacaaatcatggattgattgattgatgggaggattgattgatgtcagtgCCTCAGTCTGGATACTGGACTGAGGGTCAGCGTTTACAGGGAGAGCAAGGAACCAGGAAGCAGACTGATGCCGCATGAATTCCAACTCCAGACAGACGGATCAAAGGAGAGTAGACGAAAGAAGGAAACTTTATTGATGAGAAAACCATGGTTCAGGTAGTGCTGGCTGTAGGGTAACACCGAGCCCTCCACGGCCCTACAATGCACTGAGGttggagttgggggagaagagaagcaggggcAAAGCAGGAGGGGTCATCGCTTGGGGAAACGAGCATCGTTTTCCAGGTCGGGGTGGTTGGCGCTGCCCTAGACTTGGGTGGTGCTAGGGACTGTGCAGTGgtcgggggagcagggggaggggaatgaggatggggagagggtctGTGTGTGGAGGGGGTTACAATTCCCTTTTCTGGGAGGAAACCACCTTCCCGTCCACCGACTCCTCCACATTGATGTGGACTCTGCCGCCGCCACCACCGATGCCTCCCAGAGAACCTGAAGAAGAGAGAGCGAGGGGGGAGGAGTGAAGAAGTGAAGGAGGAAACTGTCAGACTTAAGAACAAGGCAGCCTCTCCCACCGGTGCCCTCCACATGTGGGGTAGCAGTTTCTGCGGAGGAATCGCAGGCAGGCCCGTGGCttcacccagcccagcccacccccaagccccaaaGGCTAGGCCCCTCACCATCACGAGTGCTGAAGCCGACGACCATCCTGGAAGGAAAACAGAGGTTGGGATGAGAAATCaccagagagaggggaggggttggTCTGGCAGGACACCCCAGATTCCGCCCCCTCCTCTCAAGGGGCCTCTGCTTCTTCTCGGCTCTACTGTTTGGGTGTCTGGTGtgagcccctccctcccagctgggAGCCGGCCTTAACTCCCAGACCATCCTTTCTGAGAATGCGGGTATTTtctgtatttccccactccttccacCCTGCCATGGTCTTGGGGACCCCAGGCCCCCGACTCACTTGGAGTCCTGGCCCTCCAGCAGGCTGCGGTAGGTGGCAATCTCCTGCTCCAGCCGGGTCTTGATGTCCAGCAGCATCTTGTACTCCTGGTTCTGACACTCCATTTCGCTGCGCAGCTGACCCAGCTGCTCCTCCACGTTACCGATCAAGCCCTGGATCTGCTGCAGCTGCATGGCGTAGCGGCATTCGATATCGGTCACGGTGCCCTCCAGCCCGGCTTTCTGCAAGGGACAGTGGGAGGGGGGAGGCGCGTCACAGCAGAAGAGATCATCAGCCCCAGAGCTACAAGCCACAAGCCCCCACTAGGCCATCTGGCCCGTCCAACCCAGGATGTTTGGAGAAACAGTGTTCTGGTTGCCCTTCGGTGGGCACCCACCCTCACGGTGAGGGATGGACCATCTATCATCCcatgtctctcctctccatccctgactctccctctagtgACACAGCACAAACCATCTGTaagttttccctctccatccccatctccctccagtgacccaacaAGGGCCATCCAACTCCTCTAACGCTCTCCTCGCTATCCTTGTCTTCTTCCAGTGACCCAGAACAGACCGTCCAACACCTctaactctttcctctccaactccatctctccccagtgacccagcagaggCCAGCCAACTCCTCTAACGCTCTCCTCGCCATCCTTGTCTTCTTCCAGTGACCCaggacagaccatccaacacctctaactcttccctctccaactcCATCTCTCGCCAGTGACCCAGCAGAGGCTAGCCAACTCCCctagctctcccctctccatccccaactccCCTCCAGTGATCTAGAAAGGGGCATTCAACACTCCTAACTCCTGCTTCttcatccctgcctccctccagtgATCCAGCAAGGGACTTCCAGCACCTCTAACTCTCTCCTCTTCACCCCTGACCTCACTAATTTACAAGGATTTGAGGAACAGGCAGCAGTGAATGCGGTACCATGCTGAGCTGAGATTGAAGCTCTATCTCCAGCCCCTGCAGTGTGCGTCTCAGGTCAGTGACCTCCGTCTTGCTGGTCTGGATCAGTTCAGTGTTGGATGCCACTTCCTTGTTGAGCTCCTCACTCTGAGGGTCAAACACGGGGGAGATGAAGGCGTTGGTCCggcagggtgaggagaggggtgtgtggagaaggggaggggcagggtgggaagGGGCGCTTGCCTTGCTGTGGAACCAGGCTTCTGCATCCCGCCGGTTCTTTTCAGCCATGTTTTCGTACTGCTCCCGCATCTCGCTCAGCACACGGGTCAGATCCACGCCCGGCGCCGCGTCCATCTCCACGTTGACCTGGCCAGCCAGCTGGTTGCTGAATTCCTTCATCTcctgcagggagggaaggagaggaagcagggggattCCCAGGTCAGCAAGCTCTAGTGCTGGGGGCTGTTTGGTTCTGCTGTCTCGAACGGGAAAtgcggggcccagagaggttaaagagCTTGCTCTAGGGCACAAAGCACAGACAGGTGGGCCTCCAGTCCAGTCAGGCAGGGGTCTCATTCTGGACCCCGGGCCTGTTCTCCTGGAAGATTtcgctcctgcctctcctcccgcccctccctgcctcacctcctcgtGGTTTTTCTTGAGATAGGCCAGCTCCTCGTTGAGGCTCTCGATCTGCATCTCCTGGTCGGTCCGGGCGAGGGTCAGCTCGTCCAGGACACGGCGCAGCCCGTTGATGTCGGCCTCTATGTTCTGGCGCAGGTTCAACTCGGCCTCATACCTGCGGGGCGGGGATCGGTGGATCTGTTTAATCCCAGGCCCTACGCAGGGGCACAGGGAAGGGGCGAAGGGTGCAGAAACTCTCTCACTTGAGCCTGAAGTCGTCGGCCGCCAGACGGGCGTTGTCAACCTCCAGAACCGCCCTGTTGTTGTCGATGGTGGCGGCCAGGATCTGCGGGAAGAGGGGAGGTTTTGGGTGGCGAATTCGTCCAGTGCTCGAGGCCCTCCCCTGAGCCTCCTTGTCCCCTGCCAAGTCTTTCGAGGACTCTTCCTCTCCTTTGGAGTGGGAACCAAAGGGGAAGAATCCAAGGGTCTGTATGTGCGACCCCCACCTTTAACTTCCCgtgccccctccccgggcctctCGACATCCAGAAGATGGCAGGTCCAGGAGAAGCTGCCTTCCCTTTCGCTTAACGGCCGGGAgagtggtgggggagggtggaAAGGGCGAAAAGGGTGGGGCTTTGAACCGAACAGGTGAGTCGGGTTGGGGGACGGACCTAACGGGCGAGAGACCTGGGTCGcgatctcccctgcctctctgagACTCTCAACTCTTCTGTAGCTCGAAAGCTCTCAAGTCTGGTTAGAATCCCGGGAGGATAAGGGCGAGGCTGGAGTCAAGCCCAGACAGTTGTGCatgaataatattaacaataatgatcataataacggtatttgtcagGCGGTTATTCTGggtcaacactgtactaagcgctggagtctatctaaggttatcaggtcatcatcatcatcatcatcaatcatcaatcgtatttattgagcgcttactgtgtgcagagcactgtactaagcgcttgggaagtacaagttggcatcatatagagacagtccctacccaatagcgggctcacagtcttaaagaaggtcgggcacagtccctctccctcacagtctaaggagaagggagacaggtattgaatccccattataaagaagGATAGTCACTTAGGCCCCCACTACCCCCACTGATCTGGCACCTATGCCCCCGGCCTTGGCATCTCGCCCGGGCTTCTCGCTCCGGAGAGAATCACGGCACCGGTCAGCTCGGCAAGCACGACGGTTCCCACGGTCACCAAGGAGGCTTTCGGAGCCCGGGGAGAAGTGGCTTTTGTTGTGTCGTGAcggcggggagggagagtgggcacCCGGGCCGAACCTCACCTGGTCCCGCAGGTCCTCGATGGTCTTGTAGTAGTGAGAGTAATCGCGCTCGGGGCTGCTGGGGCTCTGCTTCTGGTACCAGTCGCGGATCTTCTGCTCCAGGTCGGCGTTGGCCTCCTCCAGGGCACGCACCTTGTCCAGGTAGGAGGCCAGACGGTCGTTCAGGTTCTGCATGGTCACCTTCTCGTTGCCGGACAGGAGCCCGCTGAAGTCGAAGCCGCCTCCGCTGAAACCTCCACTGCCCAAGCCCCCTCCATAGCCTCCTCCAAAGCCCCCAGCAGACCCTGAGCACATGAatcgagaggaggaggaagacatggTCCTTCCCCCACCCACGTGGCAGGACCCTCCCCCAAGACCCCCGCCGAAGCCGAAGGAAGAAGTTTGCAGGCGGCAGCTCATGGCTGGGGCGTCAAGGATCCGCGTCGGAGCTGCTGGTGGTGCAAGACTGAGCCCGTGTGGAGCTCTCTTGCAGTCAGGACGGTTTTATAGCTGGGTCTGGGGGGCGGGAGGCCTAGGAGGAGGGGaacagcatcctcctcctcctccctcccagggaaGCCAACTCGAGCACACACGCTTGCATCCAGGCTCACGCCCCTCGGGAGGTTGATCCACGAGAGAGATGATTCAGAATTAATGCTTGGCTCCAGGCGACAGATTTTAACACTTTAAAATCCACGTTCCGCAGCTGGCGGGAGACAAGCAGGTAGGGACAGAGAGGCCTCTCCGTCGTACCCAGAAGGGCAGAGGAGCCGGGGAAacggagagacggagagacaggcagaaagacagacaggCAGGAAGGCAAGGCCGAGGACACCACCGCAAATAGTTCTCAGGTTCCCCGGTCTTAACACTCCTCGCCGTCCTCATCCACCtttcatcatccatccatcccatccatccaCCTTTCTCTCTATTTCCTCCCTCAATCTCCAAGACCCCGTCTGCGGAGACGCCAGGACCCAGACCCACTCTGTTTCTGAGGGGTCACCCCcttcgcagcatggctcagtggaaagagcccaggctcgggagtcagatgtaatgggttctaatcccggctctgccacttgtcaactgtgggatttggggcaagtcacttaatttctctgtgcctcagttatctcatctgtaaaatggggattaaggctgtggggcaacctgatcaccttgcattcattcattcaatcgtatttattgagcgcttactgtgtgcagagcactgtactaagcgcttgggaagttcaagttggcaacatatacagacggtccctacttaacaacgggctcatagtctagaagggggagacagacaacaaaacaaaacatgtggacaggtgtcaagtcatcagaataaatagaaataaagctagatgcacatcattaactaaataaatagaatagtaaatatgtacaagtaaaataaatagagtaataaatctgtacaaacagatatgcaggtgctgtagggaggggaaggaggtggggcggggggggatggggaggaggagaggaaaaagggggctcagtgtgggaaggcctcctggaggaggtgagctctcagtaaggctttgaagggaggaagagagctagcctggcggatgtgtcccctccccccccccagcgcttagaacagtgcttcgcacatagtaagcacttaacaaataccatcattattagtccaaGGGAGAAGGCTGCCTTTATGGCTAGAGCCTGGAGGGCTTCATTGGCCCAGGCCTGGATGCACAAGccaagaggggagggggctgaccTTGTCCCTCGCCGACTCCAGGCGCCCGCCACAATCAGAACGGTAGCCAGGACCCCCTCTGTTCCCCCCAGCTCCGAGGGGCGACCTGGCTCTGAGGGCTAAGATCTCGCCTATGCGGGCAATCTGGGCGCTGCGGGCTAAGGCCCCGGTGCTGCGCTCGGTGGGACGGGCAGGCTCAGGCAAAGCCAAGCCCTGCTCCCCCAGGACCTGGCCCAAATCCAAACCGCCTCGACACCCCCGGCACCGCTTCACCCCTGGTcgccccctccgctccctccCTGCAGGGGCCCAGCCGCCACCCACCGAGgggcacctttcattcattcagtcaatcgtatttattgcatgtttactgtgtgcagaacactgtactaagcgcttgggaagtacaaagttgacaacatatagagacggggtctacccaacaacgggctcacagtctagaagggggagacagacaacaaaacaaaacatgtggacaggtgtcaagtcatcagaacaaatagaattaaagctagatgtacaccattaaaaaataaatagaataataaatacgtacaagataTGTACCGTTATAGGAGGCGCCGCTCCTGCAGTCAGTGCTCCAGTCCCTGGCTGGAGGGGCCTTGTAGGTCCTGGAGGGGATCTGAGACTgccgctgaataataataataatgatgatggtatttattaaatgcttactatgttcaaagcactgttctaagcattggggagatacaaggtgattaggttgtcccatgtggggctcctagtcttaatccccattttacagatgaggtaactgaggcacaggtaagttaagtgacttacccaaagttacacagcaggcaagtggagagtcgggattagaacccatgacctctgactcccaagcccgggctctttccactgagccactgaatgggggcggtggggggagaggaagcttGTCCAGCTTCAGGGCCTTGGAGGAACTGCCCTGCCTTCCTCTCAGGGGGCTGAGAGCCAGACTCCCCTCTCGTTTTCTACccaaggggcagggacagagccgaggaggggtgtgtgtgtgttttcattcaatcgtatttattgagcgcttattgtgtgcagagcactgtactaagcgcttgggaagtacaagttggcaacatatagagacggtctctacccaacaacgggctcacagtctagaagggggagacggacaacaaaacaaaacatgtggacaggtgtcaagtcatcagaataaacagaaataaagctagatgcacattgttaactaaataaatagaatagtaaatagtaaatgtgtgtctggggagggtgggggagactcaGATTCCCGGCCTTCAGGATGGGGCTCCTAGCGGTGCCCAGagtgtggagatggggaggaaggaaggggctggtcTGACCACCCAAGGAGCCTCCTCCTGCCCAGATCCTGCCAACCTGGCACCACTGGCACAAGCCCTGCCCAGctgccccatctcctcttccagtcgcccctccctccccagaccaCCCTCAGAGTCCTGCCTGCTCCACAACTTGGAGTCAGCTCCCAGGAAGCCCCCCTAGCTCCAACACACAAAGGGCTGCTCTGTCCAACCCCCTACTCCAGACTTGCTTATTCAGCCCCTTTGTTACCCATCGGGTACCCCTGTTATAAGGCCTGGACCAGAGGAAAACCTACCTCCCACCCAACCCAGTCTGGTCCCACTTGCTAAAGCCCCAAGAGCCCTTGTTAGGAGGAGTGGAGGTccatcagagggtgggaggggggcaaggaggctatcatggccctactgagagctcacctcctccaggaggccttcccagactgagccccctccttcctctccccctcctccccatctcccccttacctccttcccctccccacagcacctgtatatatgtttgtacatatttattactctatttatttattttatttgtacatatttattctattttactttgttaatatgttttgctttgttctctgtctccccttctagactgtgagcccactgttgggtagggaccatctctatatgttgccaacttgtacttcccaagtgcttagtacagtgctctgcacacagtaaagcgctcaataaatacgattgaatgaatgaatgaatcatgggaaCAGAAATGTGCCAGACTCAGCAATATACCCACTCAAGTAGGCAAAACCCAGctgcttcgagaagcagcatggcctagtggaaagaacacagggctgggggtcgggggatcTGAGTTCTCATTCCTcgcagacctcccagcctccagtctctcttcagtccatacttccatGCCCCAGCCATTCTTctaaaaaaaccattcagtccacatctccccactcttcaaaaacttccaatggttgcccgtctatctctgcatcaaacagaaactccttaccatcgacttaaaGGGACTTAGTCATCTTTCCCCTCCTACCGTACTACActcttaactcctctaatgccaacctacttactgtgcctcgctcttatctatctcatcactgaacCCTTGCTTatgtcctccctccggcctggaactccttccaccttaatatctgacagatcaccacactaccttcaaagccctacttaaatcaTATTAATGCCCTGGAGCCTTGcctgattaacccctcatttccctgtcttattccctcccttctgcatctcctatgctccccccgaccccttaagcactttgatactcaccttcaCCCCCAGCTccgagcacttatatacacattcttatactctgccatttcccctatctgtaattcgttGTAATGCCTGCCttctccaactagactgtaagctccttaaagggagATCCAACCAACCCTATCATATTGAACTAACTCAGGTACttcatatagtgttctgcacaataagtgctcaataaataataataataatgatgatggcatttgtaaagcgcttactatgtgcaaagcactgttctaagcactggcactgttctaagtgctgataccaTTGCTtaattggctctgccacttgcctgctgtgtgaccttggaaaagtcatttaacttctatgtgcctgaaTTTAGTctcctgtaaactgggggttaaaacaactgttgtccttcctacttagattgggagctccatgtaaggacagggattgtatccaacctgattatcttgtatcaatcaatgaatggtatttattgagcacttcatgtgtgcagagcactgtaccaaataatcccttgggacagttcaatacaataaagtaggtagaagTGATCCTTGTGCAGCttgccccagcagttagtacagcacgattattattattcaactggaGTCACAGAGCACAGAGCCATTGGGCTGCCCACAGTCTGCCCTGGTGCTTGTACAGGGatcaacaaatagcacaattcttgttataataaaaataatatgtgttaagcacttacaatgtgccaaacactattctaagcactggggtagatacagggtaattaggtgagacacagtccctgttcaacatggagctcatagtcttaatccccattttatatatgaggtaactgaggctcagagaagttaagtgacttgcccaaggtcacacagcagacacgtgcagcaggcgttagaacccacaacttctgatgcccaggtcagtgctttttccacaaggccatactgcttctccaggataGGGGGCTTATTTGTATGCCCAACCGGAGTTGAATCAGggaccccttcctcccttccatcccaatAGAGAGCTCAGGAGGCCCCagctcccacccctgccccaccaaCACCCAACCCTCATTCAGCCCCTCCCCAGCTCATGCTCAATCAAAGCTCCAGGTCAGGGTTGATGGACCTGAGAATGGTGATTGAGGGTTGCCCTCCTGCCCCTTTGCTGCAGGAAACAGAGACCAAGCTGAGAGAGACATTTTATTAGGCTGGGCCTGGGCCCAGAGCCGCCCctgctccccatcttcctcttctcctcctccaccagccgCAGGGGTTCCAGGGctcgggcctggggctcagaggacccTGGCGCTGGGCACATTGCTGTAGTGAACATCTTGGCCCTCCAGCAGGCTGCGGTAGGTGCCAATCTCCTGCTCCAGCCGTGACTTGATATCCATGAGTAAATTGTATTCTCGATTCTGCCGCTCAGAGTCCACCCGGACGTCACTTAGCTGGGCCTCGATGCTGCCAATCAGGGCCTGGATCTGGGCCAGCTGGACCCCATAACGACCCTCGGTCTCGGCCAAGGTGCCCTCCAGAGCTGCTTTCTGGAGGTCCAGATTGGGGGAGAAGAGTTACGAGGAACCGCCCAGCTCATTCCAGTTTTCGGTCACTCAGGGAAGCTGCTTGGCTATGCCAGCCCGTCTCCCTCCATTTCTGCCCTTTGATCCTttcacttccctctctctctgccatgtgtctgtctgtctgcccatctccttccctcttgcccatctccctccatctctgccctTCAGTCTACCCAacgccctctctctctgcccatcacctcccttctctagcctTCGGTCTTCCGCTCTCCCTCCTCTATCAGTTtatctcccatctcctttcctttctgcctATCTGTCTGCccgtctcccttcctctctgccatcttcctccctctctgcccttcagtctgtccatctccttctctctaccatttgcctggccgcctctctacctccctttcggccatctgtctgcccatctcctctttctacctgtctccctccctctctgcccttagGTCTGCCTATCACCCACGCCCTTTGCCCTTTGATCtaaccacctccctccctctctgcccatctccctccctaactgccctTTGAACTGCCCATCACCCACCATTTCTAGCTTTTAGACTGCCCCTCTCCATTCTTCACCAATTtatctcccatctccttccctttctgcccAAATGTCTGCCCatatccctccctctctgcccattGGCCTAaccatctccctccctttctgcccatctccctccccatccctctccctctctgcccatctccttTCCTATTTGTCCTTCAAATTTCCCACCACCTACACTGTCTgccaaactccctccctctctgccctctatctccctttctctctaaaTGTTTGTCTTCCTGTTTCCATCCCTCTGCATCTGTCTTTCTGGGAATCTGCTTGGTTATATCCAcctgtttccctccttctctctgtatCCGTCCATCTGCCTCTGTCAGTCTGGGAGTCTGCCTGACTGCGGGTGCCTCTGTAGGAAAGTGAGTGAGTTCAGAGGACTGAGAGCTGGACGGGGCCATACCATGCTGAGTTGGGACTGCAGCTCGATCTCCAGTCCCTGCAGGTTGCGTCTCAGGTCAGTGACCTCCGACTTGCTGGTCTGCAGCTGCTCCGTGTGGACGGCTACCTCTCGGGTCAGTTCCTCAGTCTGAaacaggagggggtgggaggatgggggaagccCTGAGCCTCCTCTGGCAAAGCCCCACCCTTTTTGGGATGGTCAGGCCCCATCCCCAGGCCCAGATCAGGACTTCATACCTTGCTGTTGAACCAGGCCTCTGCATCCTTCCTGTTCTTCTCTGCCATCTCTTCATACTGGTCCCGCATGTCAGTCAGGACCTTGCCCAGATCGACGCCTGGAGCAGAGTCCACCTCCACACTGACCTGGCCACCCATCTGCCCGCTCAGGGCATTCATTTCCTGGAGAGATGGGGCCGAGAGGCCGAAATGTTAGTGCCTGGCCCTGAGAGCTAGCCCAGTACCACCTGGATTCTTCTACTCCAGAAAAGGATGCTGAGGAGGGATGGAGCATCTGTAGCATTGGAGTGAACTTGGAGTGTCCtcagtgtacagagtgctgtccCAGGCAACccttgggtgcagaccactgcacttggcatctgctctgggcagagcactagattgggtgcctgtgtgcagagtgctgagttGGCACTTGCAGTGTTCAGAGTGTagctctgggtgcagagcactgaattgggcTCCTTGTGTGTAATGCTGTGCTTGGTAcggagaactgtaataataataacaattgtggtatttgttaaacgcttgctgtgtgccaggcactgtactaagcactggggtggatataagcaaatcacactggacatagtcccagtccccatttgacagatgaggtaactgaggtacagagaagtgaagtgacatgcccgaggtcacagagcagacatgtggcagaactgtcTGTctgttcgagaagcagcgtggctcagtggaaaagagcctgggctttggagtcagaggtcatgggttcaaatcccggctctgccacttgtcagctatg
It contains:
- the LOC119934098 gene encoding keratin, type I cytoskeletal 15-like, which gives rise to MSCRLQTSSFGFGGGLGGGSCHVGGGRTMSSSSSRFMCSGSAGGFGGGYGGGLGSGGFSGGGFDFSGLLSGNEKVTMQNLNDRLASYLDKVRALEEANADLEQKIRDWYQKQSPSSPERDYSHYYKTIEDLRDQILAATIDNNRAVLEVDNARLAADDFRLKYEAELNLRQNIEADINGLRRVLDELTLARTDQEMQIESLNEELAYLKKNHEEEMKEFSNQLAGQVNVEMDAAPGVDLTRVLSEMREQYENMAEKNRRDAEAWFHSKSEELNKEVASNTELIQTSKTEVTDLRRTLQGLEIELQSQLSMKAGLEGTVTDIECRYAMQLQQIQGLIGNVEEQLGQLRSEMECQNQEYKMLLDIKTRLEQEIATYRSLLEGQDSKMVVGFSTRDGSLGGIGGGGGRVHINVEESVDGKVVSSQKREL